The following are from one region of the Stigmatella ashevillena genome:
- a CDS encoding TetR/AcrR family transcriptional regulator codes for MAPPGARGTRQERGRRRRAQLIQGTIRVLLERGLDAVSARSVAEEAEVPLAAVTYYFSCLDELIAEALTELLHRWVEQVQRTTRRVRPPPALPDLARWVPQAMLPPGGRASIQAHYELLLACGRRTALAAALAGGRGHLDKALVELISAAMPQSPRRPSPQLVLAILDGAVVSALSEGAPVAPLIRMRLREFLESIATA; via the coding sequence ATGGCCCCCCCGGGCGCCCGGGGCACACGCCAGGAGCGGGGGCGGCGGCGCAGGGCTCAGCTCATCCAGGGAACCATCCGCGTGCTGCTGGAGCGCGGCCTCGATGCCGTGAGCGCCCGCTCCGTCGCCGAGGAGGCAGAGGTGCCGCTCGCCGCCGTCACCTATTACTTCTCCTGCCTGGATGAACTCATCGCCGAGGCCCTGACGGAGCTGCTGCACCGGTGGGTGGAGCAAGTCCAGCGCACCACGCGGCGCGTGCGCCCCCCCCCAGCACTCCCGGACCTGGCCCGGTGGGTCCCTCAGGCCATGCTTCCGCCCGGGGGCAGGGCTTCGATCCAGGCCCACTACGAGCTGCTGCTGGCCTGCGGGCGTCGGACAGCCCTCGCGGCGGCGCTCGCCGGGGGGCGCGGACATCTCGACAAGGCCTTGGTGGAGCTCATCTCGGCCGCGATGCCCCAAAGTCCGCGCCGTCCCAGCCCCCAATTGGTGCTCGCCATCCTGGATGGAGCGGTGGTGAGCGCGCTCAGTGAGGGGGCGCCCGTCGCCCCCCTGATCCGGATGCGCCTGCGCGAGTTCCTCGAGAGCATCGCGACCGCATGA
- a CDS encoding DMT family transporter produces the protein MAWFVLIISGVLESGWAIALKKSEGFTRLAPSVTFVVLALVSFGGLAWAMKTLPVGPSYAVWTGIGAALTATLGILLFGEAVSAVKLLCIGFIITGVVGLALTEGGH, from the coding sequence ATGGCCTGGTTCGTGCTGATCATCTCGGGGGTGCTGGAATCTGGGTGGGCGATTGCGCTCAAGAAGTCCGAGGGCTTCACCCGCCTGGCGCCCAGCGTGACGTTTGTGGTGCTGGCACTGGTGAGTTTTGGAGGACTGGCCTGGGCGATGAAAACCCTGCCGGTGGGGCCCTCCTATGCCGTGTGGACGGGCATCGGCGCGGCGTTGACCGCCACGCTCGGCATTCTCCTGTTCGGCGAGGCGGTCTCCGCGGTGAAGCTCCTCTGCATTGGATTCATCATCACCGGCGTCGTCGGACTTGCCCTGACCGAAGGCGGCCACTGA
- a CDS encoding RHS repeat-associated core domain-containing protein, with protein MMKSLQRALLGATAVWSISAGAQPQPFLDAKVQPPQLAAPQRGSLVGQYAQTAFGPSDVSRGTFSLPSPFKVPTERGTLLASPFPSYSPESGLSEWGMGWGASLSVYRWRSLGDLDYATDELNGPWGRMVQGSDGTWYPAGFSSPVRMVASGTSLVAYLPDGSQWTFGSSVRVASSRGVYAWYLQEVRDVSGALTRFSYEVNASGRPFVSAVEFGGRGTALQYRVEWEYQPLERPFVDYRAGMPLQLDRRVSQVKVRVRDTAVGTWQERWRYDLEFQAAELGPAFFLTKVQQTYASGATPPPTRFTYNAASEALAAASFQPLPELDGLLSTYGGDIIQPFQSSTLDVNHDGRPDLEEHVSNTLLVREDNGFRAEPLSPRNSNTVEVCRRMPDWTNEPRLLAQMRADVETFQVVDLRPSPAFTETEVTICDREGQLMNQQVLQGDWSPGANSRLVDLNRDRKPDLLQVYPGGYEVLPNASAGTHVSFGAVHSGTLMPYFSPHTTWVHDFNGDGLVDLVARHEGGLTVWYGRGGFDFDPVGQGLPVYLWYGAEMLGLLDSQLTFSDLNRDGLTDLLLTQSGFTSLFINTGASLTEVTFSAQGFFDGMASPAVVGDLSGKGGLQIAAEKLGRVYAATLDTPGTSQLRSADDGKGSVLRFDYQWSPPVVGARQRQAVISKMTVEASGNASTQFTYGYAQPVLHPQGKFLLGYAQVERSDGITSQSVDFLHEVDRAGLILASRTRDSRTPGVRRIETNTYESALFQGLPWKRLKETRAGWDSGASSPALEESTQFAAYDGLCPVRTVLTTAQGSLTTEHTRAALSGLTQHLHCLEERLQLTGHHTDASLDFQHVARLTRNPVGLVEKVESLDGTGAPMVLQQVAYRSDFTIDRVSVPGQGTTLFDYAPGVPLLRKVTSPDGRILEVSQRDPRSDNILGLESRRGGKLHAQFFEYDGQERLARQWDNLGLSTQANPDMLLAYEYATALTPAATSVTSLVDGSSGAKQERVEWSNAAGDAVGSAQRIPQGWTIEGLTRKDRGQLATDSYTRSALPSSTPLQGMTYAHLLFGAQQIGSARAAGFGHSVEVLAKVHADVERQVTADLSLVPGFLEQRQAENGSRVTTTWMDAGKRVQVYEDAAHTRYSYGYDAMGRLRSVLLPGGKRHRLTFDGHGRVARVEREGVATLEYLYDATSGLLRTRRSLSPQGVLQRLEDWTYDTVGRKTLELHTDASSGATQSYRFYYDGATPTAPLAQTDVGMLTAVEGVGYSKTFEYRADGKLSRRVLHLNGWRTVESSWAYTDSGEPREEENRVRDVSGGLLSRSQRVMGWDTYGRMSSLRLNGQPLATLSYDGEGQLTSVSFGAKGTVTFEYDALTQQRVGVGQTTPTASTSARTRLNNRGWVGTEQFSVGSAQFQRQYEYSPQGFLLGSTDAQDSYVYTFDGFGLPLSIEANGTRRDIVEQEHTLQAGQEAYQFDVLGRTIIKGGLRFTYGPNGHVATAQSSSMAWQYLYDEAGHRILKSAQGVPVAGYLAGGIYLDATGLTEPVRVGNHLIGVIQGGVFQMVATDSRGTVMAEADGTPRLASPFGDRTVHPQLASALDYVEKGYDADLGLTRMGVRDYDARINRFLTPDPLFLEHPERCLSSPVECNLYSYAKASPVNFVDPEGTCSAPAGLKVGEVGICIESFISTKYVPGTPGLGDNRTFAPDNASKTSRTTSWLKVSIADAEKGGQKGVAISVSQAHQAGVSEATPIGPGIQGTNENQVKIAGYNFDKDYAVISYQTRGVNGWNWAWPFITKEAIDLQLNLTITRDGKVGLGAGGKHDGYPSYGVYAYSRQADGTIKITTLYEFKEITLDRLGGDMDVDIMKTQPKK; from the coding sequence ATGATGAAGTCATTGCAACGGGCGCTGCTGGGCGCCACGGCGGTGTGGAGCATCTCCGCCGGTGCGCAGCCACAGCCGTTCCTGGATGCCAAGGTCCAACCGCCCCAGCTTGCCGCGCCGCAGCGGGGATCGCTGGTGGGCCAGTACGCGCAGACGGCCTTCGGCCCGTCGGACGTATCGCGAGGGACTTTCTCATTGCCCTCTCCCTTCAAGGTCCCCACCGAGCGGGGCACGCTGCTGGCCAGTCCCTTTCCCTCGTATTCGCCCGAATCGGGCCTCAGTGAGTGGGGCATGGGCTGGGGGGCTTCGCTCTCGGTGTACCGGTGGAGGTCGCTGGGAGACTTGGATTATGCGACGGACGAGCTGAACGGCCCGTGGGGCCGGATGGTGCAAGGTTCGGACGGCACCTGGTATCCGGCGGGCTTCTCCAGTCCCGTGCGCATGGTGGCCTCTGGCACGTCTCTGGTGGCCTACCTGCCAGACGGAAGCCAGTGGACGTTCGGGAGCAGTGTGCGCGTGGCGTCTTCGCGCGGCGTCTACGCCTGGTACCTGCAGGAGGTGCGGGATGTCTCCGGTGCCCTGACGCGGTTCTCCTATGAGGTCAACGCATCGGGCCGTCCCTTTGTCTCGGCCGTGGAGTTTGGCGGGCGGGGGACGGCGCTCCAGTACCGGGTGGAATGGGAGTATCAGCCGCTGGAGAGGCCCTTTGTGGACTACCGCGCCGGCATGCCCTTGCAACTGGACCGGCGCGTATCGCAAGTCAAGGTGCGGGTCCGGGATACCGCTGTCGGCACATGGCAGGAGCGCTGGCGCTACGACCTGGAGTTCCAGGCTGCGGAGTTGGGACCGGCCTTCTTTCTCACGAAGGTGCAGCAGACATACGCCTCTGGCGCGACCCCGCCTCCTACGCGCTTTACCTACAACGCCGCGAGCGAGGCACTGGCGGCGGCGAGTTTTCAGCCCCTGCCGGAGCTGGACGGACTGTTGTCTACCTATGGAGGAGACATCATCCAGCCGTTTCAATCGAGCACCCTCGATGTGAACCACGACGGCCGGCCGGACCTCGAGGAGCACGTGAGCAACACATTGCTGGTGCGCGAGGACAACGGTTTCCGGGCAGAGCCCCTTTCGCCCAGGAACAGCAACACGGTGGAGGTGTGCCGCCGCATGCCGGATTGGACAAACGAGCCTCGGCTCCTGGCACAGATGCGCGCGGACGTGGAGACGTTCCAGGTGGTGGACTTGCGGCCCAGCCCCGCCTTCACGGAGACGGAGGTGACGATCTGCGATCGCGAGGGGCAGTTGATGAACCAGCAGGTGTTGCAGGGAGATTGGAGTCCGGGCGCGAACTCGCGGCTGGTGGATCTGAACCGGGACCGGAAGCCAGACCTGCTCCAAGTCTACCCGGGTGGCTACGAGGTTCTTCCCAACGCCAGCGCCGGGACCCACGTCTCTTTTGGCGCGGTGCACAGCGGCACGCTGATGCCCTACTTCTCGCCCCATACCACCTGGGTCCATGACTTCAATGGGGATGGGCTGGTGGATCTGGTGGCCCGGCATGAGGGCGGGCTGACGGTGTGGTACGGCCGAGGCGGCTTCGACTTCGATCCGGTGGGGCAGGGGCTGCCGGTGTACCTCTGGTACGGCGCGGAGATGCTGGGGTTGCTGGACTCACAGCTCACCTTCAGCGATCTGAACCGGGATGGCCTGACGGATCTGCTGCTCACCCAGTCGGGCTTTACCTCATTGTTCATCAACACCGGCGCCTCGCTGACCGAGGTGACCTTCTCCGCGCAGGGCTTCTTCGACGGGATGGCCTCGCCCGCAGTGGTGGGCGATCTCTCTGGAAAAGGCGGGTTGCAGATCGCCGCGGAGAAGCTGGGGCGTGTCTACGCTGCGACGCTGGACACTCCCGGCACCTCTCAGCTCCGCTCGGCGGACGATGGCAAGGGCTCGGTGCTGCGCTTCGACTACCAGTGGAGCCCTCCGGTGGTGGGGGCCCGGCAGCGGCAGGCGGTGATCTCGAAGATGACGGTAGAAGCCTCCGGCAACGCGAGCACGCAGTTCACCTACGGTTACGCGCAGCCCGTGCTGCACCCCCAGGGCAAGTTCCTGCTGGGTTACGCTCAGGTGGAGCGGAGCGATGGCATCACGTCGCAGTCGGTGGACTTCCTGCATGAGGTGGACCGGGCGGGGCTGATCCTCGCCAGCAGAACCCGCGACTCCCGCACCCCAGGGGTGCGTCGCATCGAGACGAACACCTACGAGTCGGCGCTCTTCCAGGGACTCCCGTGGAAACGGCTGAAGGAGACACGCGCCGGCTGGGACTCGGGCGCGTCCTCCCCTGCGCTGGAAGAGAGCACGCAGTTCGCTGCTTATGACGGCCTCTGCCCGGTCCGGACGGTGCTCACCACGGCGCAGGGCTCGTTGACCACCGAGCACACGAGGGCCGCGCTGTCGGGCCTCACCCAGCACCTGCACTGCCTGGAAGAGCGCCTCCAGCTCACGGGCCATCACACGGATGCGTCCCTGGACTTCCAGCATGTGGCGAGGCTGACCCGCAACCCGGTGGGCTTGGTGGAGAAGGTGGAGAGCCTGGACGGAACGGGCGCGCCGATGGTGTTGCAGCAGGTGGCCTATCGCTCCGACTTCACCATTGACCGGGTCTCCGTTCCCGGTCAGGGGACCACGCTCTTCGACTACGCTCCCGGTGTCCCCCTGCTGCGCAAGGTGACCTCTCCGGATGGACGGATCCTCGAGGTCTCGCAGCGTGACCCTCGCAGCGACAATATTCTTGGATTGGAGAGCCGCCGTGGCGGAAAGCTCCACGCCCAGTTCTTCGAGTACGATGGGCAGGAGCGGCTGGCACGGCAGTGGGACAATCTGGGCCTGTCCACCCAGGCCAACCCAGACATGCTGCTGGCATATGAGTACGCCACGGCGCTGACGCCAGCGGCCACCTCTGTCACCTCGCTGGTGGACGGTTCGTCTGGTGCGAAGCAGGAGCGGGTGGAGTGGAGCAATGCGGCCGGTGATGCCGTGGGCAGTGCGCAGCGAATCCCGCAGGGTTGGACCATCGAGGGGCTCACCCGCAAGGATCGCGGGCAGCTCGCGACAGACTCATACACGCGCTCCGCCCTGCCTTCCTCCACGCCCCTGCAGGGGATGACGTACGCCCACCTGCTCTTTGGCGCGCAGCAGATCGGCAGTGCCCGGGCGGCTGGCTTCGGCCACTCGGTGGAGGTGCTGGCGAAGGTGCATGCGGATGTGGAGCGTCAGGTGACGGCGGACCTCTCCCTGGTGCCAGGCTTTCTCGAGCAACGGCAGGCCGAGAACGGCTCCCGGGTGACCACCACGTGGATGGATGCGGGCAAGCGCGTGCAGGTGTACGAGGACGCAGCCCACACCCGGTACTCCTACGGCTACGACGCGATGGGCCGCTTGCGCAGCGTGTTGTTGCCCGGGGGCAAGCGCCACCGCCTCACCTTTGACGGGCATGGGCGTGTGGCGCGCGTGGAGCGCGAAGGCGTGGCCACCCTCGAGTATCTCTATGACGCCACCAGCGGCCTGCTGCGCACCCGGCGCTCGCTGTCTCCCCAGGGGGTGCTGCAACGCCTCGAAGACTGGACTTACGACACGGTGGGCCGCAAAACCCTGGAGTTGCACACCGACGCCTCCTCGGGGGCAACACAGAGCTACCGCTTCTACTACGACGGAGCCACGCCCACCGCGCCCCTGGCTCAGACGGACGTGGGAATGCTGACGGCTGTGGAAGGCGTGGGCTACTCGAAGACGTTTGAGTATCGCGCGGATGGCAAGCTGTCGCGCCGGGTCCTGCATCTGAACGGCTGGCGCACGGTCGAGTCGTCTTGGGCATACACGGACAGTGGCGAGCCGCGAGAGGAGGAGAACCGGGTTCGAGATGTTTCCGGGGGACTGCTCTCCCGCTCCCAGCGGGTTATGGGCTGGGACACCTATGGACGCATGTCGAGCCTTCGGCTCAACGGACAGCCCCTGGCCACCCTTTCCTATGATGGCGAAGGCCAACTGACGTCGGTTTCCTTCGGTGCAAAGGGGACGGTCACGTTCGAATACGACGCGCTCACCCAACAGCGTGTGGGCGTGGGACAGACGACGCCCACTGCGAGCACCTCGGCGCGGACGCGGCTCAACAACCGGGGCTGGGTAGGCACCGAGCAGTTCAGTGTGGGGAGTGCCCAGTTCCAGCGCCAGTATGAATACTCTCCGCAGGGGTTTCTGCTCGGTTCCACGGATGCGCAGGACAGCTACGTTTACACATTTGACGGTTTCGGCCTGCCGCTTTCCATCGAGGCGAATGGGACCCGGCGAGACATCGTCGAGCAGGAACACACGCTGCAGGCCGGACAGGAGGCCTATCAATTCGACGTGTTGGGGCGCACCATCATCAAGGGTGGCCTGCGTTTCACCTACGGACCCAACGGCCATGTGGCCACCGCTCAGAGCAGCAGCATGGCGTGGCAGTACCTTTATGATGAGGCTGGGCACCGCATTCTCAAGAGTGCCCAGGGAGTGCCCGTGGCCGGCTACTTGGCAGGGGGCATTTACCTGGATGCCACGGGTCTCACCGAGCCGGTGCGCGTGGGGAATCATCTGATCGGTGTGATTCAAGGGGGCGTCTTCCAGATGGTCGCCACGGACAGCCGTGGCACCGTCATGGCGGAGGCGGACGGCACGCCGCGGCTGGCCTCTCCCTTTGGGGATCGGACCGTGCACCCGCAGCTGGCGTCCGCGCTCGATTACGTGGAGAAGGGCTATGACGCGGATCTCGGCCTCACCCGCATGGGTGTGCGGGATTACGATGCACGGATCAACCGCTTCCTCACCCCGGATCCTTTGTTCCTCGAACATCCGGAGCGATGCCTCTCGAGCCCGGTCGAGTGCAACCTCTACAGCTACGCCAAGGCCAGCCCGGTCAACTTCGTCGATCCAGAAGGGACGTGCTCGGCCCCAGCGGGCTTGAAGGTGGGCGAGGTGGGCATCTGCATCGAGTCGTTCATCTCGACCAAGTATGTTCCTGGCACACCAGGCCTGGGAGACAACCGGACCTTCGCTCCGGACAACGCCAGCAAGACGTCCCGGACCACCTCGTGGCTGAAGGTGTCCATTGCGGATGCCGAGAAGGGCGGACAAAAGGGCGTCGCGATCAGCGTCTCACAGGCGCACCAGGCAGGGGTCAGTGAGGCGACGCCCATTGGGCCCGGCATCCAGGGCACCAACGAAAACCAAGTGAAGATTGCGGGCTACAACTTCGACAAGGACTACGCAGTCATCTCTTACCAAACCCGGGGGGTCAACGGCTGGAACTGGGCTTGGCCGTTTATTACCAAGGAGGCCATCGACCTACAGCTCAACCTGACCATCACGCGTGATGGCAAGGTGGGGTTGGGAGCTGGAGGGAAGCACGACGGGTACCCGTCCTACGGCGTCTATGCTTACTCAAGACAGGCGGATGGGACGATCAAGATCACGACGTTGTATGAGTTCAAGGAAATCACCCTCGACAGGCTCGGCGGAGACATGGATGTCGATATCATGAAGACACAGCCCAAGAAGTAG
- a CDS encoding DUF2381 family protein, whose amino-acid sequence MDQPLRLSLALALLWGAAARAEPTPGGRAERTRAVTVNPAEPLPVVRVAQGTMTLLFFPAPIQKKTLTFDESRIRVLDAGELSVIVQAVTDFKEGERHEIGVFFADGRAPSRAAFVLVTDPSEVDTRIDVQRPEPPAAPCPSEAQPRVPQPEDFVLLGYVDKRGVSVVPIKDVEDEAQGLSTTSGLFYRGQGWALVSLKIENHSTKSMWAPREATFTGTRGLSLQARLVVDGEGVIEPGAVGRVLAVVDMPKLSADTFFTLELRGEDGHNLKVPDVRFPKAEMERIQ is encoded by the coding sequence TTGGACCAACCGTTGAGATTGTCCCTGGCGCTCGCGCTCCTCTGGGGGGCTGCGGCGCGAGCCGAGCCGACGCCTGGGGGGCGCGCAGAGCGCACACGAGCCGTCACCGTCAACCCCGCCGAGCCGCTGCCTGTGGTCCGCGTGGCGCAAGGCACAATGACGCTGCTCTTCTTCCCGGCTCCGATTCAGAAGAAGACCCTCACCTTTGACGAGTCCCGGATCCGCGTGCTGGACGCAGGGGAACTCTCGGTAATCGTTCAAGCCGTGACGGACTTCAAGGAAGGTGAGCGCCACGAGATCGGGGTCTTCTTCGCCGATGGAAGGGCTCCGTCGCGGGCCGCCTTCGTGCTGGTGACAGACCCCTCCGAGGTGGACACCCGGATCGACGTGCAGCGCCCCGAGCCGCCCGCCGCGCCTTGCCCGAGCGAAGCTCAGCCACGAGTGCCGCAACCGGAAGATTTCGTGTTGCTCGGCTACGTGGATAAAAGGGGAGTGTCAGTCGTGCCCATCAAGGATGTTGAGGATGAGGCTCAGGGTCTTTCGACAACCTCGGGGCTTTTTTATCGCGGTCAGGGTTGGGCGCTGGTGTCGCTCAAGATTGAAAATCACTCCACGAAATCTATGTGGGCACCGCGAGAAGCAACGTTTACAGGAACACGAGGACTGTCGCTTCAAGCGCGGTTGGTGGTGGACGGTGAAGGTGTGATCGAGCCTGGAGCAGTTGGGCGAGTGCTCGCCGTGGTGGACATGCCGAAGTTGAGTGCAGACACGTTCTTCACGTTGGAGTTACGTGGGGAGGATGGACACAATCTCAAGGTTCCGGATGTGCGCTTCCCCAAAGCTGAGATGGAGAGGATTCAATGA
- a CDS encoding serine/threonine protein kinase has translation MTANLLRLPSGSVVDGWHVSRELGNGGFAVVYLVEKNGKPYSLKVARHRDASGDDKQTHARMVREATTLLMLDHPNIIRHRGYGYAETGNMYVVLEYVDGWTLAEWKERKHPTIHEILRVFVKLASALSYMHERGVLHRDLKLVNVLIRKSDGEPIIIDFGCATYTLAEDLTEEGLPPGTERFRAPEQFKFLREHKNEHRARYAFKVADEIFAFGVMLYELLADSRPAEHRPRIALNNPMMPPPPVRGVNPRIPLALSELVERILSRDPSQRPVDTEALRRELEEHLERSGAEYMVPAHAPSEQWSSEPSGVGGPPVVPSNSPTPPKRASSALAAGAALVVVLAAAMTFWRVSGDLPSLPPPPHSSPPTTSPPDMSLPSPAPMVLPSAADVGQKEGSTVKMPTPEVSSQGRPTRVRNKVSAVECAALSLVAALATGCPSSQIRPESFTCPAGAVAAMEDELHWREADEFALTLDDRHDREGKIWFTPGSEVVGVVPKMKGHDRRQLEVAPPGTRFYGKAYYLSDKLGRADGPALVVRYDRVKLPGQDERPICFVVEGTAFAFKDGRVQGQNFNVGYVVDRWP, from the coding sequence ATGACAGCGAATCTGCTGAGGTTGCCGTCTGGCTCTGTTGTTGACGGCTGGCATGTTTCAAGGGAACTCGGCAATGGAGGGTTTGCCGTCGTCTATTTGGTGGAGAAGAACGGCAAGCCTTACTCGCTCAAAGTGGCACGCCATCGCGATGCCAGCGGGGACGACAAGCAGACACATGCCCGGATGGTGCGTGAGGCCACGACACTCCTCATGTTGGACCATCCCAACATTATCCGGCACAGGGGGTATGGCTACGCGGAAACGGGCAATATGTATGTTGTGTTGGAATACGTGGACGGCTGGACGCTGGCGGAGTGGAAGGAGCGCAAGCACCCCACGATCCATGAAATCTTGAGAGTCTTCGTCAAGCTCGCTTCCGCGCTGTCGTACATGCATGAGCGGGGCGTGCTTCATCGGGATTTGAAGCTGGTCAACGTCCTGATCCGGAAGAGCGATGGGGAGCCCATCATCATCGACTTCGGCTGCGCGACTTACACACTGGCCGAAGACCTGACGGAAGAAGGGTTGCCACCGGGGACCGAGCGCTTCCGAGCACCCGAGCAGTTCAAGTTCCTGCGCGAGCACAAGAACGAGCACCGGGCACGGTATGCCTTCAAGGTGGCCGACGAGATTTTCGCGTTCGGAGTCATGCTCTACGAACTGCTGGCGGACTCGCGTCCGGCGGAACATCGGCCGCGCATCGCCCTGAACAACCCCATGATGCCACCGCCTCCGGTACGGGGAGTGAATCCCCGGATACCCTTGGCGCTCAGCGAACTGGTCGAGAGGATTCTTTCCCGGGACCCCTCCCAGCGCCCCGTGGACACGGAGGCCCTCCGTCGTGAACTGGAAGAGCACCTGGAGCGCTCGGGGGCCGAGTACATGGTGCCCGCCCATGCCCCCTCGGAACAGTGGTCGTCCGAGCCTTCAGGGGTTGGGGGACCTCCTGTGGTGCCTTCCAACAGCCCTACGCCTCCCAAGAGGGCCTCAAGCGCGCTGGCCGCAGGTGCTGCGCTGGTGGTGGTCCTGGCCGCGGCGATGACCTTCTGGCGCGTCTCTGGAGACCTTCCCTCCCTGCCTCCTCCCCCCCATTCCTCACCGCCCACGACATCCCCTCCTGATATGTCCCTCCCGAGTCCCGCGCCGATGGTCCTTCCCTCGGCTGCGGACGTTGGTCAGAAGGAAGGTTCAACCGTGAAGATGCCGACACCTGAAGTCTCGTCCCAAGGACGCCCCACGCGCGTGCGGAACAAGGTTAGTGCTGTCGAATGCGCGGCACTGTCCCTCGTTGCGGCACTGGCAACGGGTTGCCCGAGTTCTCAAATCCGGCCCGAGTCCTTCACCTGTCCGGCGGGTGCCGTGGCTGCCATGGAAGACGAGCTTCACTGGAGAGAGGCCGATGAATTCGCGCTCACTCTCGACGACCGGCACGACAGAGAGGGTAAGATTTGGTTCACCCCCGGCTCAGAAGTGGTGGGGGTTGTCCCGAAGATGAAGGGCCATGACCGGAGGCAGCTCGAAGTGGCCCCCCCTGGGACCCGCTTCTACGGGAAGGCTTACTACCTCTCTGACAAGCTGGGCCGCGCGGACGGGCCTGCGCTGGTGGTGCGGTACGACCGCGTGAAGCTCCCTGGGCAGGACGAGAGACCCATCTGCTTCGTGGTGGAGGGGACCGCCTTCGCGTTCAAGGACGGTCGCGTGCAGGGCCAGAACTTCAACGTGGGCTACGTTGTGGACCGATGGCCCTGA
- a CDS encoding serine/threonine protein kinase, with protein sequence MSATGFGVPKGAILFEENGFQYEFREDLGEIHPGVHLLLAWRREGGQPQDKVLIKAMGPSSATHTPISRIKRTRARLEEQVRLSKYLAHPGILEVHGLKKVEGTWYVINEYPSGNSLSSLLTLVGECRRWYSPHFTMFVGARVADVLAFAHGVKGEQWRPLKIVHRAIDADHVFLDWNGIVRVSDFGLALSTLPGRVSSTARRLQGDGFYSSPEMLLGKRVDARSDLFSLGVLMLEMSTGNNLLYAPDEVTEEVKAFLRPSQLRRVMRAIQRAQLSGGSPLLEDAIWRAATYTQADVERLTANLDEGLRTTLRKLLHPVPGERYQTAGELAEDLGRWLGELTFCPEDVVAEMKSVMDEAGRRMAGTELQHSLGENTTA encoded by the coding sequence ATGTCAGCGACCGGTTTTGGAGTTCCAAAAGGGGCGATTCTCTTCGAGGAGAACGGCTTTCAGTACGAGTTCCGCGAAGACTTGGGGGAGATTCACCCCGGGGTTCACCTTCTTTTGGCGTGGCGACGCGAAGGAGGGCAGCCCCAAGACAAGGTGCTGATCAAGGCAATGGGTCCTTCGAGTGCTACCCATACGCCGATATCACGAATCAAGCGAACACGGGCGAGACTGGAAGAGCAGGTGCGCCTCTCAAAGTATCTTGCCCACCCGGGGATTCTTGAAGTCCATGGGCTGAAAAAGGTTGAGGGGACTTGGTACGTGATAAACGAGTATCCGAGCGGTAATAGCTTGAGTTCTCTGCTGACGCTCGTGGGGGAGTGCCGACGGTGGTATTCGCCCCATTTCACGATGTTCGTCGGCGCCCGAGTCGCAGACGTATTGGCGTTCGCGCACGGTGTAAAAGGCGAGCAATGGCGCCCCTTGAAGATCGTTCATCGCGCCATCGATGCGGATCACGTCTTCTTGGACTGGAACGGCATCGTTCGAGTCTCTGACTTCGGTCTCGCGCTTTCTACCTTGCCGGGGCGCGTGTCTTCCACTGCCCGTCGCCTGCAAGGGGATGGCTTCTACTCCTCGCCGGAAATGCTTCTGGGCAAGCGTGTCGACGCGCGCTCGGATCTCTTCTCCCTGGGCGTGCTCATGCTCGAGATGTCCACGGGCAATAATCTTCTCTATGCCCCGGATGAGGTGACCGAGGAGGTGAAGGCGTTCCTCAGGCCCTCACAGCTTCGCCGAGTCATGCGCGCCATCCAACGGGCGCAGCTTTCGGGGGGCAGCCCTCTTCTGGAGGATGCGATCTGGCGCGCGGCGACCTATACGCAAGCGGACGTGGAGCGGTTGACGGCAAACCTCGATGAGGGCCTTCGCACAACGCTCCGCAAGCTTCTTCATCCCGTGCCTGGGGAGCGCTACCAGACGGCGGGGGAACTGGCGGAGGATTTGGGCCGCTGGCTCGGAGAGCTGACTTTCTGCCCGGAAGATGTGGTCGCTGAGATGAAGAGCGTCATGGATGAGGCTGGGAGGAGGATGGCCGGGACGGAGCTACAGCATTCCCTCGGCGAGAACACCACGGCGTAG
- a CDS encoding GFA family protein, whose translation MHRGSCLCGAVRFTVEGELPGPDACHCSKCRKHSGHYFVSTDVPRSSVTIEGEDKIGWFQSSEKARRGFCSICGSSLFWDPLQRDWIGIAMGAFDTPTHTRLAVHIYMANKGDYYDVADGVHQFDTIPPKPQ comes from the coding sequence ATGCATCGGGGTTCCTGCTTGTGCGGCGCAGTCCGCTTCACCGTGGAAGGCGAGTTACCCGGCCCTGACGCTTGCCACTGCAGCAAGTGTCGCAAGCACTCGGGTCATTACTTCGTCTCGACCGACGTGCCGCGCTCATCCGTCACAATCGAGGGCGAAGATAAAATCGGCTGGTTTCAATCGTCCGAGAAGGCGCGTCGCGGCTTCTGCTCCATTTGCGGTTCGTCGCTGTTCTGGGATCCGCTCCAACGCGATTGGATTGGGATCGCGATGGGCGCCTTCGACACGCCTACCCACACCCGCTTGGCGGTCCACATTTACATGGCCAACAAGGGCGATTATTACGACGTCGCGGATGGGGTGCATCAGTTCGACACAATCCCACCCAAGCCGCAGTGA